Proteins from a genomic interval of Oncorhynchus clarkii lewisi isolate Uvic-CL-2024 chromosome 13, UVic_Ocla_1.0, whole genome shotgun sequence:
- the LOC139423525 gene encoding uncharacterized protein — translation MWQGLQTILDYKRETSHVADTDVLLPDKLNTFACFEDATDAQGLWALLLRGQRRLQAQMLILNTGDPQGCVPSLLLYSLFTHDYMAMHTSNSIIKLADNPTVVGLITNNDETAYREEDAATLNKIVSSFSTITRDINELPVRQHFEECGKVEGVRDKNSGMGKGFGYILFQSIDAVQLALKLDGSKLLGRSVRVKRSVKKEKEKKKVVHRGPRGKEREIKGAGKEPTKGGFKERPGQGGPQNKSSGRPQGKGSQIKSMGKPFKKSLGEATKAPTGPSSFKGEMADPNRKKAKAKALKKKLKPRKMNQVVHI, via the exons atgtggcagggtctacagacaatcctcgactacaaaagggaaaccagccacgtcgcggacacagACGTCTTGCTTCCCGACAAGCTAAACACTTTCGCCTGCTTTGAGGATGCCACCGACGCCCAAGGACtctgggctctccttctccgtggccaacggaGGCTGCAAGCCCagatgctgatcctcaacacaggggacccacaagggtgcgtgcccagcctcctcctgtactccctgttcacccatgactacatggccatgcacacctccaactcaatcatcaagttagcAGACAACCCAACAGTAgtgggcctgattaccaacaatgacgagacagcctacagggaggaa GATGCTGCTACATTGAATAAAATCGTTTCGTCTTTCAGCACGATCACAAGAG ATATAAACGAATTGCCAGTGCGACAGCACTTTGAGGAGTGTGGCAAGGTGGAGGGGGTGCGGGACAAGAACTCTGGAATGGGCAAGGGCTTCGGCTACATCTTATTCCAG AGCATCGATGCTGTCCAGCTGGCCTTGAAACTAGACGGCTCAAAACTCCTCGGGAGGTCGGTCCGGGTGAAGAGGTCAGtgaagaaggagaaagagaagaagaaagtgGTGCATAGAGGTcccagagggaaagaaagagagattaaGGGTGCAGGGAAGGAGCCTACCAAAGGGGGATTTAAAGAGAGACCGGGCCAGGGCGGTCCCCAAAACAAGTCTTCCGGGAGGCCGCAGGGGAAGGGGTCTCAAATCAAATCGATGGGGAAGCCATTCAAGAAAAGTCTAGGTGAGGCAACGAAAGCCCCCACAGGCCCCTCTTCCTTCAAAGGTGAGATGGCCGACCCAAACAGAAAAAAAGCAAAGGCGAAAGCACTGAAGAAGAAACTCAAACCGAGGAAAATGAATCAGGTCGTACACATTTGA